Genomic DNA from Planktomarina temperata RCA23:
ATAAGCGCAAGCCCCCGCAAGCGTTGAATGCCCCGATGGCATATTATGTTTGCTGGTTGTCGAATTGGGCCTTTGACCCAACCGCGTGCCCATGATTTCAACATCATTGAGTAGCCGCTTCGGACCATGTGACGCCAAAATCCCGGCAACCGTTATCATGCCCAATTGCTTCCAGCCCTCTTTGTCTTTCAAGACCAGGGCGAGCACAAAGGGTAGAAGCGTGTTAATGTGACGCCCATAATCTTCAAACGCCACAATCGCGGGTCGCTCATGCCCACCTTTTGAGACTGCATAATCGTTTTTCATATCGCTGGGATAGAAGGTCGCCGCAAGAATGATCAACACCACCATGCATATCACCACAGTATGGCGGTAGATAACCTTTAGCGGTTGGGACAAAAGTTCTTTGAATGTCATAGGCTGCCTACTGCTCATAATTGTTGAATATGTCAAACTCGGGTTTGTATATCTCACTGCGCAAACCGAAGGCGCCCATGACACTGTGAAATGGAAAGTCATGGGGGTGGGTCTACTGACGAAGGATCGATTGAGGCGTCAGGTTGCGCGCTTGGGCAAAACCCTCGGACATCCACACAAAAAACGGCACTTCGCGTTGCGCTTTAGGCGCAATTGCGTTGGGTGCACCATGCAAATAAAAACCGTTTTCACCCAGAGATTGACCGTGATCGGACACGTAGATCAATGCCGCATTTACATCGCCTAGGGCATCAAGCTGCGCGATCAAATCAGCAATCAGACTGTCCGTATAGCGGATCGTGTTGTCATAGGCGTTGTCCAAGGCCTCTTGCGAACAGCGCGACACCTGAACTGTATCACAGACCGGGGTAAAATACTCAAACTCCTTCGGATATTTGCTATAATATGCCGGGCCATGACTGCCAGTTTGGTGCAGGGTCACAAAAACACGCGCGCTCTGTGCCTGTTCAATCAAATCTCCCAATTGCCAATTCAAGAGCGCATCAGATCCGCCTTCGGGACAAGGCGCAGCCGCACAAGCCTCCAGAATGTCAGCCCGATTTTGGTACAGGTCCACATCAATCGGCGGCGGACCAGAGTTGTTGGACCGAAAAATTGTCGCAATGCCCTGGCGCTTGAGGTAGTTTGGGAGCGGCTCAAAGACCGTACGCGCTGATGCGTGGCGCCCTTCGTGGGTTAAGATACAGGCTGTAGACGAAATAGTATTCGTCGAACACGCCAGACCAGCAGGAAAAACCGCGAGATCATAGCGGGCAGTAAACGGGTTTGTCTGCCGCGCATATCCAAGAGCGGAAAACGGTCTGCGCGGGCGGCTTCTCCAATGACCAAGACCACAACATCTTTAGGCGCTGAGGGCGCAGTCACAAAATATGCATCGGGCAATAGAACTTGTTCGCGGTTGTCCATAGCGACGCGATTGAAGTGCCGCGCGACGTTTACAACATAGGACCAAGGCAGAATTTTACTGCCCATGCGCGATGCATGTCGGTCATACCAAAGCATTGTGAAAGAGGTTACGATGCTCCATGCGGCCAACACGCCAATCGCCCCAAGCGCCAAGGCTAGGCGCCAAATGCGCTTGGGAGCCTGCACTTTGATTGCTAAGACCACAACAGCCGGAATTATTCCCAGAAACAGCACATAAGGCAAAAGCGACAGATGCAAGAGCTCAGCGGTTTCGCGTTGGTCAGTGTTTAAGATATTCCCGACCATGGTACGATCAATTTCAATTCCGTAGGTCAGCATAAAATAGAGCGCAACCGCATTAACGATGAACAACACTGCGACCACCGTCTTCATCAGCCAAAGCGCAATGGTAGCCAGAATGCAGGCAAGGGCGGCGAAAAGGCAAAATTGCAGCACTTGCAACGATAAGATTTGCACCCAGCCCTCAACCGTATGCAGATCACTGAACCGCAACGCATAGGAGAGCAAAGGCGCTTGAAATGCTGCCAAAGTGAACACACAAACAGCAGCCGTAAAACTCACCAACCCAACATGTCTGGTTAGTATGTTTTTAAACCAATCGCGCACAACTATACATCTCCGAAAGGCAGCTGCGCATGATCGCAACCCCAACTGCTAACTACCTTTTCGGTCGCGGCACTGTCAATTGAGCTACAATCCCTTGTTTTTGTACGATGCGGCGACCTTTTGGATGCTGACCAGATAGGCAGCGGTTCGCAGATCTGGCACATCGGCACGCCGCCGCCACACCTCTGCCATGTCGTTGTATGCGCCGCGCATCGTGTCATCGAGGCCAGAGCGCACCAGTTCTAATTCACTGGCGCCTTTCAGATATTTCTCCTTAAAATTCGGAGTCAGCTGCCAATTGACGTTGCTGGATTTGCTCAACCGCTCCAACTCATTGACGATAAGC
This window encodes:
- a CDS encoding phosphatase PAP2 family protein; translation: MTFKELLSQPLKVIYRHTVVICMVVLIILAATFYPSDMKNDYAVSKGGHERPAIVAFEDYGRHINTLLPFVLALVLKDKEGWKQLGMITVAGILASHGPKRLLNDVEIMGTRLGQRPNSTTSKHNMPSGHSTLAGACAYFVMRRYSIWFGVIVIPVLLLTMYARVMLDKHTISATI
- a CDS encoding phosphoethanolamine transferase domain-containing protein — encoded protein: MRDWFKNILTRHVGLVSFTAAVCVFTLAAFQAPLLSYALRFSDLHTVEGWVQILSLQVLQFCLFAALACILATIALWLMKTVVAVLFIVNAVALYFMLTYGIEIDRTMVGNILNTDQRETAELLHLSLLPYVLFLGIIPAVVVLAIKVQAPKRIWRLALALGAIGVLAAWSIVTSFTMLWYDRHASRMGSKILPWSYVVNVARHFNRVAMDNREQVLLPDAYFVTAPSAPKDVVVLVIGEAARADRFPLLDMRGRQTRLLPAMISRFFLLVWRVRRILFRLQPVS